In a single window of the Salvelinus namaycush isolate Seneca unplaced genomic scaffold, SaNama_1.0 Scaffold104, whole genome shotgun sequence genome:
- the LOC120035361 gene encoding cysteine-rich protein 2-like, translating into MVGYCPICGKPVYFGEKKRSLGRDYHPLCLKCQQCQRQLTPGQHAEHDEKPYCTNCYM; encoded by the exons ATGGTGGGCTACTGTCCCATCTGTGGGAAACCCGTCTACTTTG GTGAGAAGAAGAGGTCATTGGGGCGGGACTACCACCCTCTGTGTCTGAAGTGTCAACAGTGTCAGAGACAGTTGACCCCAGGACAACATGctgag catgatgagaaaccctactgcactaactgttacatgtag